A window of Alphaproteobacteria bacterium genomic DNA:
CTTGTTCTGCTCCGGCGTCTGGCCGGGCCATGTCAGCACCCAGTTGAAATCGCCGCCAGCCGAGAAGGACGGGCCGTTGGCGGCGATCACCACGACGCGCACGTTCGCGTCGCGCGCCACGCCGTCGAGCGTCGAAAGAAAGGTGTCGCAGGTCGGGAGGTCGAAGGAATTGTGTGCGCGCACGCGGTTGAGCGTGACGGTGGCGACCTGGTCGGCGACGGAGAGGAGAACGGCGTTCGACATGGCGCCCTCCATCACATCCGGAACACGCCCCACTTGGGTTCCGCGATCGGCGCATTCATCGACGCCGACAGGCCAAGCCCCAGCGCCATGCGCGTGTCGACGGGATCGAGGATGCCGTCGTCCCACAGCCTTGCCGAGGCGAAGTACGGGTGCGATTCGTCCTCGAGCTGCTGGCGGATCGGCGCCTTGAAGGCGGCCTCCTCCTCGGCGCTCCAGGCGCCGCCCCTGGCCTCGATGTTATCGCGCCGCACGGTGGCCAGCACCGAGGCCGCCTGCTCGCCGCCCATCACCGAGATGCGGCCCGAGGGCCACATCCACAGGAAGCGCGGGCCGTAGGCGCGGCCGCACATGCCGTAATTGCCGGCGCCATAGCTACCGCCGACGATCAGAGTGAATTTCGGCACACGCGCCGTGGCCACCGCGGTCACCAGCTTGGCGCCGTCCTTGGCGATGCCGCCGGCCTCATACTTCTTGCCGACCATGAAGCCGACGATGTTCTGCAGGAAGAGCAGCGGGATGCCGCGCTGGCCGCACAGCTCGATGAAGTGCGCCGCCTTCAGCGCCGATTCGTTGAACAGGATGCCGTTGTTGCCAAGGATGCCGACCGGATAGCCCATGATGCGCGCGAAGCCGGTGACGATGGTGGTGCCGTAGAGCGCCTTGAACTCGTCGAGCTCGCTGCCGTCGACCAGGCGCGCAATCACCTCCCGCACGTCGTAAGGGATGCGGGTGTCGGTCGGGATCACGCCGTAGAGCTCGTCGGCCGGATAGAGTGGGTCGCGCGGCTCCTGGAGCAGCGCCGGCGGGCTCTTGCGCCAGTTGAGGTTGGCGACGATGCGCCGGGCGATGCCCAGGGCATGGCTGTCGTTGAGCGCATAGTGGTCGGCGACGCCGGACTGGCGGGCATGGACGTCGGCGCCGCCCAGCTCCTCGGCGCTGACCACCTCGCCGATCGCGGCCTTCACCAGCGGCGGGCCGCCGAGGAAGATCGTGCCCTGCTTGCGCACGATCACCGTCTCGTCGCTCATCGCCGGCACGTAGGCGCCGCCGGCGGTGCAGGAGCCCATGACCACGGCGATCTGGGGGATGCCGAGCGCGCTCATATTGGCCTGGTTGTAGAAGATCCGGCCGAAATGCGTCTTGTCGGGGAACACCCCGGACTGGTTGGGCAGGTTCGCCCCGCCGGAATCGACCAGGTAGATGCAGGGCAGACGGTTCTCCAGGGCGATTTCCTGGGCCCTGAGGTGCTTGGTGACGGTCATCGGGTAGTAGGTGCCGCCCTGCACCGTGGCGTCGTTGCAGACCACGACGCATTCAATGCCCGACACCCGGCCAATGCCGGTGATCACCCCGGCCGAAGGCGCCCGATCGTCGTACATGCCGTGGGCGGCCAGCTGGGACAGTTCCAGGAACGGCGCCCCGGGATCCAGCAGGGTGCGGACTCGCTCACGTGGCAGGAGCTTGCCGCGCTTCACGTGACGGTCGCGGGATTCGGCCCCACCGCCCATCCGCGCGGCATCGACCTTGGCCCGGAGGTCTGCGACCTGGGCCAGCATGGCCTCGCGATTGGCCTTGTACGACGCTGAACGGACGTCGATTTGCGAGCGCAGGACGGACATCGGAAGGACCCGGCGAATGAAAAACCGGGGCGGAAACTAGCCCGGCGGTGCGCGGCGACCAAGCAGCCTCTGGGTCGTTCTACTTTCGCGAGTCCGGGGATTCATCACTGGACACGCAGTATTCGTCAAAGCATCGTTTGCGGGGGCTTTTGCGGCGTTCTAACGACTCACAAAAAAATTCGGTTCAGAATGAACCTTTCCAAAATCCCCGCGTGTGTGGATATCCTCGAGAGACCTGTGGAGAACCCGAGTCGTTCACTCCTCAGGCTGACCGGTGCCTGATTCTCCGTCGCTTTTTCCGCGTTTTCGGGTGCGCTTGGCATACTCGCCGAGCTTGCGGTTCACCTTGCTCTGCGGAATCACCACCGTGTCGCGGTAGTCCTGCCAGTCGGCGTCGGTCAGATCGTCGAGGCTGCCGACGGTGTCGAAGGCGCTCAGCAGCTTGTCGGAGAACAGCCAGCGTGGCAGCGGCTGGGCCTGGAATAGCGGCAATTCGCGCTTCACGAGGATCGGCACGCCGGTGCGGCGCAGCCGGATGTTGACGAAAAGCGGGCCAAACCAACGGTCTGTCTCGACCACGCCCTCGTAGTTCTCCCAGCCACCAGGCTGCGGCAGGTTGGCCACGGGGCGAATCAGCGTGTTCCAGCCCGGTGCCGAGCGGCCCACCCAGCCGCTCCAGATGTTGACGATGCCGGGTTCGGGCATCGCGCCCAGGAAGGGCACCGCGTAGCCCTTGCAGTCGGCCGGCGCCTTCTCATCGAAGTGCTTGGCAAAATTGGGGAAATGCTGGCGCGACAGAGGCTTCCACTCGGGCTGGCCGGCATGGCTCCAGAGCACGTCTGCGCCGTCCCAGAGCAGGCCGAAATCCATTGGCGGGAAGAAGTACCAGCCGAAGGATGACGCCGTGCGGATCGGTTCGCAGTAACGGAAGGAGCGCGTCGGAATGGTTCCCCCGGCGGAGGCGTCGGCGCGGATCGGCTTCCGGGCCGTGGGAATGAAGCGATAGAAGGTCATCAGCTTCTCGGGAATCGCCGGCTTGTCGGTCGCCATCACCCCACCTCTATGCAGCGCCCCAAAAAGAGAAAAGGCGAGTCAGCCCGAAGGCTGCCCTCGCCCTAACCCTACCATTCGGTCGTGTGGAGCTTCCAGCGCCGCACCGCTCCTACCAGTAGCGGTACTTCAGCTGCGCTTCACACTACCAGATGTATCAGATGAAAAGCGGCGACATGCCGCCCATCTCGACCTCGACGGTCTCCACGAAGAGCGGCGACATGCCACCCATCTGGACGAAGAGCGGCGACATGCCACCCATCTCGACCTCGACGGCCTCGCCGAACAGGGGCGACATGCCACCCAGCTCGACTTCCACTTCCTCGATAAACAGCGGCGACATGCCGCCCATCATCACAGCGATCATCGGACTCTCCTCATCAGTGCTGGTGCCTGAAGAAGGCTCGTCCACACACCCCCCGGCGCATGGGACCTCTTCGCCCAGACCCATCCTCGTTCAACGTTGTGTTTTCATCGTCAAATCAGGGCGCTAGTTGCGTCAAAGCATCGTCAATGCGTCATTCTTCGGGTATCCCGGCCCTTCGCAGCCCTTCGAGGTAGTGAATCAGGTCTTCCTCACGCTCGAGCGGGTAGTTCTTGCGATAGGCGGCAATGGTCAACTGGTGCTGCTGCGCCCGCAGCCGCTCGACATAGGGTTTGGCCTCCTCCGGACGGCCCAAATGGCCCAAGGCAACAATCAGCGGCTGCAGAACGGCGGCGAAATTCGGCCGATCCACCAGGATCGGTTGCGCCGCGGTGACGACGTCCTCGTAGCGCCGGGCAACCGCCAGGGAGATGACGTTGACCGTCTCCCAGAAATACACAAAGGGGTCGAACGGGCAGAGGCGGCGATAGCGCTCCAGGCGCT
This region includes:
- a CDS encoding methylcrotonoyl-CoA carboxylase, whose amino-acid sequence is MSVLRSQIDVRSASYKANREAMLAQVADLRAKVDAARMGGGAESRDRHVKRGKLLPRERVRTLLDPGAPFLELSQLAAHGMYDDRAPSAGVITGIGRVSGIECVVVCNDATVQGGTYYPMTVTKHLRAQEIALENRLPCIYLVDSGGANLPNQSGVFPDKTHFGRIFYNQANMSALGIPQIAVVMGSCTAGGAYVPAMSDETVIVRKQGTIFLGGPPLVKAAIGEVVSAEELGGADVHARQSGVADHYALNDSHALGIARRIVANLNWRKSPPALLQEPRDPLYPADELYGVIPTDTRIPYDVREVIARLVDGSELDEFKALYGTTIVTGFARIMGYPVGILGNNGILFNESALKAAHFIELCGQRGIPLLFLQNIVGFMVGKKYEAGGIAKDGAKLVTAVATARVPKFTLIVGGSYGAGNYGMCGRAYGPRFLWMWPSGRISVMGGEQAASVLATVRRDNIEARGGAWSAEEEAAFKAPIRQQLEDESHPYFASARLWDDGILDPVDTRMALGLGLSASMNAPIAEPKWGVFRM